A genomic stretch from Panthera uncia isolate 11264 chromosome E3, Puncia_PCG_1.0, whole genome shotgun sequence includes:
- the ABHD11 gene encoding protein ABHD11, which translates to MLRWARAWRLPLRGLGPSSLSASRVPLAPSSSGRSGTERRSVLLSYRLLDGEAARPALVFLHGLFGSKTNFNSIAKALAQQTGRRVLTVDARNHGDSPHSPDMSYEAMSQDVQDLLTQLGLVPCVLVGHSMGGRTAMLLALQRPELVERLIAVDISPVETTSNSDFPSYMAAMRAVDVPDDMSRSSARKLADQQLSTVIQDPAVRQFLLTNLVEVDGRFVWRVNLEALAQHVDKILAFPPRQESYPGPTLFLLGGNSQYVHPSHHSEIRRLFPQAQMQTVPNAGHWIHADCPQDFMAAIRGFLA; encoded by the exons ATGCTCCGCTGGGCCCGCGCCTGGAGGCTCCCCCTTAGGGGGCTCGGCCCCTCCAGTCTCAGCGCCTCCAGGGTGCCCCTCGCACCCAGCAGCAGTGGCCGAAGCGGCACCGAGAGGAG GTCGGTGCTGCTTTCCTACAGACTTCTGGACGGAGAGGCGGCCCGCCCGGCCCTCGTTTTTCTGCACGGGCTCTTCGGCTCCAAAACCAACTTCAACTCCATCGCTAAGGCCCTGGCCCAGCAGACTGGCCGGAGG GTGCTAACAGTGGATGCTCGGAACCATGGTGACAGCCCCCACAGCCCAGACATGAGCTATGAGGCCATGAGCCAAGACGTGCAGGATCTCCTGACCCAGCTGGGCCTAGTGCCCTGTGTCCTCGTTGGCCACAGCATGGGAGGCAGGACAGCCATGCTGCTGGCACTCCAGAGG CCAGAGCTGGTGGAACGCCTGATTGCTGTGGACATCAGCCCAGTGGAGACCACATCCAACTCAGACTTCCCATCCTACATGGCAGCCATGAGGGCTGTAGACGTCCCAGATGACATGTCCCGCTCCTCTGCCCGAAAACTGGCCGATCAGCAGCTCAGCACTGTTATCCAA GACCCGGCCGTGCGTCAGTTCCTGCTCACCAACCTGGTGGAGGTGGATGGGCGCTTCGTCTGGAGGGTGAACTTGGAAGCATTGGCCCAGCACGTGGACAAGATCTTGGCTTTCCCGCCACGACAAGAATCTTACCCTGGGCCAACCCTCTTCCTCCTGGGTGGAAACTCTCAATATGTGCA TCCCAGCCACCATTCTGAGATCAGGCGGCTCTTCCCTCAAGCCCAGATGCAGACTGTGCCCAATGCTGGCCACTGGATCCATGCTGACTGCCCGCAGGACTTCATGGCTGCCATCCGAGGCTTCCTAGCCTAA